The following nucleotide sequence is from Candidatus Bipolaricaulis sibiricus.
GATCAGACCGTTGAAGCCGAACAGCATGATGATCGAGAGTGCGCCAACGAACGGGGGGAAGACGATGGGTAGAACTGCGATCGCTCTAAGGAAGCCTTTGAGTGGGGAATCGGTGCGGTTGACGGTGTAGGCGAACAGGTACCCCACAAGCATGCCGAACACCGCTGTCAGCCCGCCCACGAGAAGGCTGTTGAAGAACCCCTGTCGCATGTACCGATTGGAGAACGCCCGTGTGTAGGCGCCTACGTCGAACTGCCCCTGTCGGTCGGTGAGGCTGATCACGAACACGCGCACCACGGGGAATACGATGAACACGGCGAGCAAAGCGAAGATGAGGAGGATGATCGTCAGCAGTAGGGGGTCCTTGAGGAGGTTCACAAGACGATTGCGGCTCTCCTCGCTGCGCATGGGCATCGGTCGTCTCCCCGGGACAAGAGAAGGGGAGGGGGGTACCCCCTCCCCTGTACGCCCAAGCTAGTACGGCAGAACCTCGTTGATCCAGCGCTCCACTAGCCGTGCCTTGTTCTGGGCTGCCCACGCACTGTCGACCGGAAGCAGGCGGATCGTTGACAGGGGCTGCAGGCTGCCGAAGTCCACGTCAGACCGGATAGGGTAGAAGTACGTTTTCACATCCACGATTGTCTGCTGCCCGGCAGGCGAAACGATCCAGTCGATCAGCTGCTGGGCCGCAGCGAGGTTCTTTGCGCCCTTCAGGATCGAAACGGACGCAACCTCGTACGGCACCCCCTCCTTCGGGAAGACGACGGTTACTGGGTAGCCCTGTTCCATGAACTGGAAGAATGCTGGTGTGAACTGGATCCCGACTGCGCACTGCCCCGGCCCAACCGCCTTCGAGGGACCCGTCCCGCTCTGGGTGTAGGTCTGGATGTTCGGAGCCAAGTTCCGCAGGTACTGGAAAGCTCCATCCTCACCGTACACCTGGATGAGACCCGTGATGAAGCTGTAGGCCGTCCCCGAGGCCTGTGGGTTCGGATACTGAATCATCTTTGCGAACGCGGGGTTCAGAAGATCGTCCCACGACTCCGGCATGGGAGCGCCGATCTGTTTGAGTACGTTTGTGTTGATCCCGATGCCCAAGGGGTTCATATAGATCGGGTGATAGTACCCATCTACATCGTAGAACTCCGGAGACACACCGTAGACCGCCAGGGTCTTGTAAGGCTGGGTGAACCCGCGCTCCTTGGCGATGACATGGTTCTCCAGAGGTGCCCCGAACCAGACGTCGGCTTGCGGGTTGGCGAGTTCGGCCTCGATTCGAGCCAGAGCCGGCCCGGACGAGAGGAACACGAAGTCAACGGCGATGCCTGTCGCTTTTGAGAACGCGTTGAGAATGAGGCGCGCATTGGCTTCGTCCACGCTGGAGTAGACCACGAGCCTCTGTGCGAAGCCAGCGATGCCGACGGCCGCGACCACTAGCGCCGCAACCAACAGGTTGAACCACTTCCTCCGTACGTACATAGATTCCTCCTGGTGATACTCTGGCGATGCAAGGAATCGTACCCGGGGCAACGCGGCGAGGCAACGAGCAAAGGCTTGCACGTTGCCCAGGGCGGCGGCATGAGAGCCACCAGCGCGCTTGGGGGCTTGGCTTGCCAACGCTACCCTGCGGTTGCTTGCACGCGGCGCTGTCACAGGTTCGAAAGGAGAGGCGGGGAGACCATGAGAACAGTGAACGGTGATCTGAGCTTCGCCGCCTCCTGCTGAGCGCTCTAGCCTCACTCTGCACCCTCTTCCGGTACGGTAGCCGTAACCCTCGCGCTCCCAAGCGGGCATCCATCGCGATGTTCGGGACGGAACTCGGACGTGCCCTCCCGCGGGGGAACCCTCAGCACGAGGGACATGAACAAGAGATGGGCTGACGAGGATTGGGGCGGTACCCCGAAGAGCGAATCGAGGAGCATGCGATCCGCTGGCTGCGTTCGCGGATGAGGGCCACATCAGCGCTGTGGTCTGCACAGTGAAGAGCGGGGGGGGTGCACGACCAGGCCACTGGCACCCCGATGCGGGTACCAGCTGGCTTCCGCTGCGCCTCGCAGCCACGACGGAGGTAGCCCGGGGGAAGTGCCTCTCCCACGGATGGGACGCCCACGCTGGGGTCTGTCCTGGGAACGGTCCAGCGTGGAGCCCTGGTTACGCCTTCGCTTCGCGTTTCTCTTTCTTTGCCGCGCGCTTCTCCTTCAGCGTCTTCTGTGGCGGTTTCTTCTTGTCCTTTCGCGTATCCAATGACTTCGCCATCGTGGACCTCCCAGTGAAGACCGTGGCTTTGGAGTGGCCTCATGCAGCGCCAGAGCTGGAGGATACACGTCGGCTGGGCACGAGGGCAACTCGCGGGCTGGCAGGCCGGGTGAGGGTCCGGTGAGCCCCAGATCTGGCGCACGTGGCCCGGCGGCAAGCAGCTCCGCAATCGGTGGACCGGGATTCGCTGTCCGTGATCGTTCGGCCCACGGACAGCGGACGGCCACCACGGTTCGTGCCACGGGTCCCGGGCTCCGTGGCGGTGGCTACGCCGCTAGCTGTGTCCGGTGCGTCACGGGCTCCACGGATCTCTTGGGCCGACCGGAGCGGTCGTTGGGCGGGGGTGGCTGACGCATCTCGGGGTGGCCGGAGCCGCCTGCAACCCCAGCGTGGCGGTTGGCTGTCCAGTCTCCGAAGCCCCTCGGTTCCGGGGATCTCAGCGCGATCACGGCCCCGTCGTCGGGTGTGGGGAACGTTGAGATCCCTAGATTGGAACTTGTTTTGGAGCATCTACGCGGTCAGGGGTTCGAGGTGATCGAAGGGGAGTGCCTCCGCAAGGAGTGGACAGGTGCCAGCGTGCCCAGCGATCGCCGTGCACGGGAGTTGGCTCGCTTCCTCACCGATCCGCGGGCGGCCGCGGTGTCCCCTCCGTGAGAAGGAGAACTGGCGATCGAGCTCCTTGCCAGGTCGACTTTGAGGGGCTGCGGCTGGCGACGCCGAAGTGGCTCCTTGGCCACTCGGATCTGAGCACGCCCCAGATGGCCTTGACCATTGTCTCAGGCTGGGCGACGGCCCACGGACCCAACCTGATGGATCTTGCCCCGAGCCAGACTGACTCCCTGATCGCGTCGGCAGTGAGAATCCTGGGCTCCGATCTCTCTGCTCCGGTTACGCAGCGTGGGTCGACGCGCCACCAGGTCGACGGGAGCGATGTCCGGATCCGTCCGCATGTTCCCTTGAACCTGACGGAGCCGACGGTGTGGAAAAGGTTGGACAGGTCGGGTCAGCGAACCGGTTCGCCGGCCGGTTGATTGGGGACGGTCTGGATACGCTCCTCCACCTGGTAGGAACGACCTATGGGGACATCCCCCGTTTCGGTCGCGAGTTCGCGCATGATGGAACGATCCTGTACCCTGAAGACGCCAAGATGGCCCCTGTGGCCCTGATCCGTACGCTTGGGGGCGGTGGTTCGAAGGGCTGTCTGGGTTGATGTTCGGAAGGAGTGGTGGCCCCCATCCTCACGATCCCGAACACCTCACGTACGTCGAGGCCCTCCACGCCGTTCTCGCTGGCGCTCCGTATCCGGTCCTGGATGACGTTGACATCGGTCATCGGCCACCGCAGCTCACGTTGATCAATGGCCCGTTCGCGCAGGTTGTCTTTGAGGCGGGGGGAGGTCGGGTTGTCCAGACAAGGCACGCACCGGGATCGTCGTGAGACAGCGGAGTCTGTCGACGAAATGTCCTGTCCCGCGGCCGTTGGGAGCTCGGCTCGCAACTCGGCGCGGCACCTAGACGCGTGCCCCCGCGTGGGAGTTGCCCTCGGTGCGGGGGCACGGTCCGAAACAGCGAATCGAGCGGCCTACTTGCCTCCACCGATGATGTAGTATGGCTGAAGGCAGCACGGGTCGCAGCAGGGATCGCAGCACGGGCCGATCACGGGAAGCGCAGACAGCTTGAGGTGGGGATCGCAGATCGGGACACCGCACGGCTTGGAGGGTCGGGAGCATAGGGAAGAACGGCAGTACGACCTATCCGCAATCCTAACGTAGGACTGAAGAGCCTTCCCATCTGATGTCCGCACCGTGATGAGATAGAACCCTGGGCCCACCTGTATGCCGGCGGAGGTCTTCTGATGCCACAGGATGACGGTGGTCGCACTCACCGGTATGGCGTAGGTGTGCTCGTGGACAACCGCTCCTCCCAACGCCTGCACTGACCAACCCGTGATCTGCAGGGTGACCGGGCAGCAGCAGCCGCGGCCCACGGGTACCACCACTTCGATCACGATGGGCTCACCGAGCCAGAACCCGTCGTAGCACGACGGCTCGGGTGGTGAAGGGGGACAACACGGGGGCGGAGGACATACTGCAGGAGGAGGACACGACTGGACCCACTGCCCCCACACCAACCCCCCGCCCAGCACAAGACCTGCAAGGATCAACAGAGCCACCCGGTTCATGCGGTATCACCTCGGGATCATTGTAGCGAGACGGGGGTGCGGAGTTCGTGATGCAGGCTACGCTCGACCAGGCGACCGGCCAGGGTCGATGGCGGGCGGTGTCGGCGCGCGGAGGTTGGGATTTCACGGAGCGCAGCCTGTTAGGCCAAGTTCCGGATCCGGACCTCGATCTCAGGGTGGTCCTTCAGCAGCTCGACGAGGCGAGACGTGACGGTTGCCCCGTAGTGGTATGGGTAGAGGATGCGAGGGCGTATCGCCGCGGCGACCTCGGCCACCATCTCCGGCGTCATCGTGTAGGGGAGGTTCATGGGCAGGAACGCGACGTCGATACCCCGCAGGGTTCTCAGTTCGGGCGTGTTCTCGGTATCACCCGCGACCAACACGCGTAGGTCTCCGAAGTCGATCACGTACCCATTGCCATCTCCTCGAGGATGGAACGGATGGCCGTTCTCCCGCAGGTGCAGGATGTTGTATGCCGGGATGGCCTCGATCGCCACGCCCTGGACGACGCGCCGTTCTCCGTTGCGCAGAGGGGTCCCTCCTGGAACTCGCTCCAGGCAGTGCTCGGGGCAGACGACTCTCGTGGCAGAGGTTCGCACGTCCGCCAGCGCCTCGGGATCAAGATGGTCGCGGTGGTCGTGGGTGATCAGGATGAGGTCGGCTTTGGGCAGCGTCGCGTAATTGGCGACCCGGCTGAACGGGTCTACGTAGATCCGCTTCCCTCGATAGGTGAACAGCAGGGAGCCGTGGCCGAGGAAGGTGATCCGCAGCTCCCCCGCTGCTGTCGAGAAGACGTCGGTCTGGAAGGCCTGTTCGCTCATGTCCCCTCCGTGGCCGCCGGTGGGGCCCTCTGGGGCCTGCCAGGGCGGGCGGCCCCCATCGTAGCAGCTGCCCTCACCGGTCTGCCACGCCCGACCCGGCCCGCGGCTCGGCCGGACGGCCCTGCCCTGCCCACCGGCTGCGGCGCACTGCCCCTCACCTCGATGCCGAACGGTGTGTCGCGGAGGGGGGCGGGAACCTTCCTCAGGCGGGGAGGGCCTCCCCGCCTCCGCGGGCCCGGCCCCGGGCTCCCCGGGGAGGCTTCCCGGAGCGAGGGCGTGGGGTGGGTGGCGCCCTACAGCCAGGGGGAGAGGATGTCGTCGGTTAGGGTGTCGGGATGCCCGATGAACCGGATGACCCCCATCCGGTCTAGGAACACGGTTCTCGGTATGGACTCGATGCCGTACTGATGGGCGATGGCCCGCGTCTCGTTGAACGGGGCCCACAGGTTGATGAAACCGTGAATGCCGAACGAGTCGAGGAATCGCGCTGCATCCTCCCTCCGGTAGTCAAGGCTCACCGCGATGACCTTCAGCCCCGTTGCCGCGTGCCTTTGGCGGAGTGCCTCGAGCTTGGGTACGGAGGCTTGGCACGGCCTACACCAGCTGGCCCAGAAGTCGAGGATGACCGGACATCCACGAAACGAGGACAAGCTCACCGCTGCCCCGGAGAAGTCAGGAAGGGAGAAGTCGGGGGCCCGCTGCCCGACCTTCGCTCCGACCTCGACCCCGGCCCCGACCGCGGTCACGGGGGGGCAGCTGGGCTCCGACGCCCGGACGAGCGGCGACGACCCTCTCCACCCAGCAGAGATGGCCAGACCTGCTCCGACCCCGACCGCGACCGCTGCGAACACGATCTTGAGTGGTGTGACCCGTGCTGATCGCCGCGCGTTCATGGGGCAACGCTACCCGAGGGACCGTGGACTTCCCATGAATCGCCGGCGGAATCGTGGTGGATGCGGTGATCAGACCGGCCCATTGCAGAGTGGGACCCTCGGGGCGAGAATGAACCGCCCCCGTGGGGGCACCGTGGGAGGGATGGGTGAGCGGACGAAACCGCCGGTCTTGAAAACCGGTGAGCCGAAAGGCTCCGTGGGTTCGAATCCCACTCCCTCCGCCAAGGGGACAGCCGCAAGTCCCAAGTTGCCGGTCGGGTCTGAGGGGCCCAGGCTTCGTAGCGACAGGGTGCCCGGTATCATCAAGGACGATGCGCCTGAGGGCGGCGTTGATCGACTTGGACGGGACGATCTGGGACAACCCGGTGCAGATCGCCGCCGTCCGCGCGGAGCTCGGGCTCGCCCAGGATGGCCGGCCAATCTTGCACGCGATCGCCGAGCTGCCCCGTTCCCAGCGGGCGCAGGCGATCGCGATCCTCGAGTCCCACGAGCGGGCGGGGGTCGAGCAGGGCACCCTCCGGCCCGGGACGCACGAGCTGCTCGGCTTCCTCCGCGAGAGGAACGTGAAGTCGGTGCTCGTCACGAACAACTCCCGGGCGAGCACGGACGCGGTCCTCTTCCGCCACGGCCTCCGGTTCGATCTGGTCCGCACGCGAGATGAAGGCCCGCTCAAGCCAGACCCCGCGGCGTTCCTCGGCCCGCTGGGCCAGCTCGGGGTTCATCCCGAGGAAGCGCTCGTCCTCGGGGACTCGCACTTCGACCTCCAGGCGGCGGTCGGGGCCGGGATCCGAGAGGTCATCCTCGTCCATCCAGCGGAATGGATGCGCGGGTTCTTCCCCCCGGGGGCGCGCCCGCGGGAGGTCCCCACCCTCGGGGAAGCGCAGGCCCTCATCGCGAGCCTTGTGGACGGAAGGTGAAGGGGCGCCGAGCGGCGCCCCCCTCCCAATCGCCTGCACGACCGTTCTACCTACGCCACAGGCACACGGGAGCGGTCCACACGGAGCGGATGACCGAACCGTAGCCGCGCCCCAGCTCAACGTCCTCGTTGTCCACAAGGTGGATATCGAACAGACTCCGGAGGGAAGTGCAGCCGGTGAGGGTCCGGTATCCCTGGGTCAGGAGGCGGTTCAGTCGCCAGAGGAGGCTCTCCACGGTATCGGACTTTCGCTCTACCCAGGCGATGATGTCCACGTCCGAACTCGGGCGAGTGCGGCCATCCATCGTGCTCCCGTAGACGTACACCGCCTGGAACGCGGACCCAAGGCCAGAGACGTACGTACAGAACTCCTGGGCCAACGCGTACCGGAATGCGGAGTGAGCCCCCGGGTCGCCAGCGCGAAGATCGGCTAGGAACCGCTGCGCACTGCAACCCTCACGGGCCCCCGCGGTCCCCAGCGCTCGCGCGAGGATCCCGTCGTGGCGAACCGTCGGACCGAGGAGCAGGCTCGGGGTGCTCTCGATCACGGGAACACCCCCCTCAGCCGGATCGCCTCGACAATGCGCTCCAACCCCAGCATGAACGCCGAGGTCCGGAGCGACACATCGTGCTTTGCCGCGTTGTCCCACACCCCCTGGAATGCACGGCGAAGGAGGGTGCCGAGGCGGTCGTTGGTCTCCTCCTCCTCCCAGTAGAAGTTCTGCAGGTTCTGCACCCACTCGAAGTAGGACACGATGACGCCACCCGCGTTGGCAAGGATGTCGGGTGCGACAACCCGGCCCCGTTCCTCAAGGATGAGGTCGGCCTCAGGGGTGGTGGGTCCATTGGCTCCCTCGACGATGACCTGAGCCTTGATCCGGCCCGCGTTGTCTGCGGTGATCTGGCCTTCGAGCGCAGCGGGCACGAGCACGTCCACGTCGAGGGTCAGGACATCAGGCCCAGGAAGAGCCTGCACGCCGGGCGCGGCGTAGCCGGCGATCAGCCTCTGGGGTGAACGCGCCACGTGGGTGAGCAGAGCGGGGATGTCCAGACCGTTGGGGTTGTACAGGGTTCCCGAGACGTCGGACACACCCACGACCCGCGCCCCCTTCTCGTGGAGAAGCTGGGCAGCCACAGATCCCACGTTGCCGAACCCTTGCACGGCGACCTTGGTGCCGGCGATCCGCCTTCCGAGCCGGGCCAGAAGCTCCTCGATCACGATCACCACGCCCCGGCCGGTCGCCTCCCGTCGACCGCGCGCCCCACCAACGGCCAGATCCTTTCCGGTGACAATGCCGTACATCGGCTCGCCCCGGAGGGCCGTCGCTGTATCCATCACCCAGTTCATGATCCGGGAGTTCGTGTTCACATCGGGCGCGGGAATGTCGTGCTGGGGGCCAATGAGAGGGAGGATCATCGCCGTGTAGCGCCGGGTCAGTCGCTCCAACTCGCCGTCGGACATCTTCGTGGGGTCACAGACGATCCCGCCCTTCCCACCACCCAATGGAATGTCGACGACGGCGCACTTCCAGGCCATCCAGCCCGCTAGGGCCTTCACCTCGTCCATCGTGACCCCTAGGCTGTAGCGAATCCCACCCTTGTACGGCCCTCGCGCAGAGGAGTGCTGGACACGGTACCCCGTGAACACCTCGATCCGGCCATCGTCCATCCGTACCGGAAGGGAGACCTCGATCACACGCTCAGGGCGTTTCACCATCTCCAAGGTGTCCGCCGGGTACCCCAGCTTCTCTCCGGCCAGGTCCACTTGGGCCCGGAACATCTCGTACGGGTTGACTTCGGCCCCGTGCAGAGCCCGCTCGACTGTCGCTTGCGCTTGCCTTGCTTGCTCAGGCGTCATCTGATCCGCCCTCCTTGGGTCTGAGCCTAGGGAAGACAGAGGACTGCCACATTGCCACGATCAGAGGATGTCGCCTTCTGTTTGGCGTCCCTTCCCGTCCGCCGTGCGAAGCCACCCGCTGTCGGGGGGCAACCGGCGCATAGTCGCCGCGAAGATCACAATGATGTCAGGCGACAGTCCCGAACGGATCCACGCGACACGCCGCCACGTTTGCTGTAGGGACGCCCCGCCTGTCAGAGTCCGGTCTGAGCGTGTGTCAGGCTTGGTTTACCCTGCTCGTCGCCTGGTCCATCCTCAGGCGAATATGGAGAGCCTGGGTCGCCGAAGAGAGCGCCTGATCGCCGAGGTTGCGGGTCTGCCTGGAACACTTGTTGTTCCTCACCGCGCGGGCGACCTCATCTTCCAGGACGGTGCGTTCGCCGCCGGGGTCTACCTCGTCTCCCAGGGGCTGGTTGTGGTTGGCGGCTACCTCTCCGAAGAGCCGCGGGCCGTGGCGCTGGCGGGGCGCGGCGACCTCCTTGGCCTAGAGGCATGGCATTCGATCACCCCACCTCGCTACGAGGGCTTCGCCCGTGCCCTCACCGAGACTGAGCTTCTCTTTGCCACGGCTGACGCCTGGTCGCGGGCTCTTGATCGACCGGCGTTTCGCGAGCTTGCTCTGGCATCCCTCGCGGATCTCGTTCTTGACCAGCGAAGGCTCGCACTCCACCGCGACTGCCCCGACCGTGCCCTGGCGTGGGCGCTCGTTCGGTGGGGTCAGCCTGTGGCCGGACAAGGTCAGGTGCGTTTGGAGATCCCAGCGGGAACCCTTGCCTCGATCCTCGGTGTGTCCCGAGGCGCGCTTCGACAGGCGGTGACCTGTCTGGCCGATCAAGGAGCTGCACAGCAAGAGAACGGGTACATCGCGGGCCACCTCGCCCGTCTGCAGGATCTCCTGGAGAGAACCCTTACAGCGTCTGCTCGATGATTGTGCGGTACAGCTCAGGAGTACGAGCGATCTCCTCGAGTTTGCCCCGCGCGAGAATCTCGAACCCCCAGCGATGGGTGTCGATCAACCCGCGCTCACGGAACCGACGCAACATGCGCATCAAGGTCTCCAGCGAGATACCGAGGAGCTCGGCCATCGTCTGCCGGGTAACCGGGAACTCCAGATGCACGATTCCGTCGGCGCCCGCCACGCCGTACTTGTTGGCCAGGGCGAGGAGGAGAAGTGCCAGGTTGCGGTCGACCGACTCGGTGGCCTCGCGGGTGAGCTTGAACTCGAGCATGGTTACCTCGCGGGCAAACCATCGGCATAGGTCGAACAGGACCTGGGGGTGGTGCTGAAGGAACGCCCGCAGTCGGGCGGTCTCGAAGAACAGGAGAGAGCTGTCGACGATCGTCCGCGCGTACTGCAGGTTGATGGGGTTCCCGCCCAGGAAGAACGCTTCGAGGCCGTACCACTCTCCAGGTGCCAGAAACCGCAGCACACGCTTCTCGTGGCTCTGTGGGGCGTACTTCCCGATCGCCACCAACCCATCACACACGAGGTACACGCCAGAGGAGTACGAGTTCTCCTGGGCGATGAGCTCATCCGCGTCGTATCTCAGGACAAGAGCCAAGTCTTGAAGGGACTTCCGGTCTGACTCGGGCAGTCCCGGGAGAGCCTTCACCACACACCCAGCGGGGGAGTCCTTAGCGAGGATCTTTGGCATGCGTAGGTTCGCCCTAGTGTAGACGGTTGCGAGTGAGTTCTCCATGACACAGCAAAGGGGGGCGCCTGCGCAGCGCCCCCTTGCCCGTGCTCCTTCCGACTAAGCCCAGCCCCGCAGTCGTACCGCTTCGGCCACCCGCTGCACCGAGACAAGGTAAGCGCCGAGACGGTTGTGGACCTTGTGCTCTGTTGCCGACTTGTGCACGGCGTGGAACGCAGTGGTCATCTTCTGATCGAGGCGTTGGTGAACCTCGGCCACGTCCCAGTAGAAGTTGTAGGCGTTCTGAACCTGCTCGAAGTAGGAAACGGTGACCCCTCCGGCGTTGCACAGGAAGTCGGGGATCACGTACACCTTGTTCTTGTGCAGGATCTCGTCCGCCTCCGGTGTGGTCGGGCCGTTGGCCAACTCGGCAACGATCTTCGCCTTGATCCGGCCGGCGTTGGCCGCGGTGATCTGGTTCTCAAGGGCGGCGGGGAAGAGGACCACCACGTCAAGCTCCAGGAGTTCAGCATTGGTCACGGGTCGGGCCTTCGGGAACCCCTTGACGGACCCCGTCCGGTCCTTGTGGGCGATGACCTCCTTGGAGGAGAGACCGTCCGGGTTGTAGATCCCCCCCTGGGAGTCCGACACGGCGACGACCTTCAGCCCCAACAGCTCCTCGCCCAAGGCATGCGCGAACTGCCCGGCGTTGCCGTACCCTTGGACCGCTGCCGATGCGCCCCGGAGATTGATCCCGAGGACCTTGCCGGCCTCTCGGGTGCAGTACATTCCGCCTCGCGCTGTGGCGTCCCCCCGTCCCGCGGATCCACCCAACGAGAGGGGCTTGCCCGTGATCACCCCCGGCGCGCTGTGGCCCACGATCCTCTCGTACTCATCCAGCATCCACGCCATGACTTGGGGGTTCGTGTACACGTCCGGCGCGGGAACGTCCACATCCGGACCAAGGTAGTGCCCCAGCGCGCGGATGTACGCGCGCGACAGACGCTCCAGCTCCCGCGCCGAGAGCTCCTTGGGGTTGCAGACGACCCCTCCTTTCCCGCCGCCCAGTGGGAGGTCCACGACCGCGGTCTTCCACGTCATCCATGCCGCCAGGGCGCGCACCGTGTCCACGGTCTCCTCGGGGTGAAACCGGATCCCGCCCTTGCAGGGTCCACGGGCGTTGTTGTACTGAACGCGGAACCCGGGGAAGACCCTCACCGATCCATCGTCCATCCTCACCGGGATGCGAACGTGGAACTCCCGCATCGGCCACCGCAGGAGCTCGTGAAGTCCTGGATCGAGGTCTAGTCGCTTCGCTGCCTCGTCCAGCTGACGCTGAGCGATCTCGAAAGGATTGAGGCTTGTCTGCGCCGGCATCCTTGACTCCTCCTTTTGCGGCGGATTGCCCTCCGCCGGCCCAATGGTAGACGGAACGCCTGTCGTTTGCCAGCAACAACGGTCCTTCATCGACACCACACGACTGTCGAATGACCGAGGTCGGGCGCTGCCATCGAGCGGAGGGTTGCGTGATCTGACGTTGGAAGCTAACCTAGGGCCACAAAGGAAGAAGCGGACCCGTGATCACGCCGACGAACACTTGCCCAGGGTTGCCCGTCCACTGCAGCCCTTCCCTCCCCGCAGCGCGCAGGGCCGCGCGTGGGGATCCCATCGCCCCAAGGGGACCATGACCCCACCGTCCCTCGATCCCAAGGGACACTCCTCCCTCCGCGCCCTCATCGCGAGGTACCGCGATCGCCGGGGCGTCGCGATTCCCCTTCTGGCCGATATCCAGCGCCAGTTCGGCTACCTACCGCACGACGTGGTGGAGGAGGCGGCGCGGGCGCTCGACATCCCGGCGGCGGAGCTGTTCGGCGTGGCCACGTTCTACTCCATGTTCCGCCTCAAACCGTTGGGGAAGCACGTGATCCGCCTGTGCCGGGGAACGGCATGCCACGTCCAAGGGTCGTTGCGGATCGCCGAGGAGCTCCAGCGGCGTTTGGGCGTAGCTGAAGGGGACACCACGGAGGACGGCCTGTTCACCCTCCAGTTCGTGGCGTGCCTGGGGTGCTGCAGCCTGGCCCCGGTGATGATGGTCGGGGAGGACGTCCACGGCCGGCTGACCCCGGAGAAAGCGATCAAGGTCCTCGACGGGTACCGGGAGGGGAAGGGGTAGGATGTCCGAGCACACCGTGTTCCGGGTCGGCCTTGCCAGCTGTGGGATCGCCAGCGGAGCGGGGCCGGTCTACGATCGGCTACGGTCCATCCTTGCGGAGCGCGAGGGTGTCGAGCTCCAGCAGGTGGGGTGCATCGGGCTCTGCTTCCACGAGCCCCTCGTCGAGGTGGAGGCGGGCGGGAAGCGCCACCTCTACGGGGAGGTCACTCCGGAGGCGGTCGAGGCGATCGTGGCGTTCCATCTGCGGGGGGAGGGCGACGTCAAGGGGAATCTGGTGTTCACAACCGATGGCGACGCCCCCGAGAACGGGATGCTTGCCCGGCAGGTCCGCATCGTTCTCCGCAACTGCGGGCTCGTTGACCCGGAGCGGATCGAGGATTCCCTCGCCCGCAGCGGGTACGGGGGGTTGACCCGAGCGCTCCAGATGAAGCCCGAGGAGATCATCGCCGAGGTGGAGAAGAGCGGTCTCCGCGGGCGGGGTGGTGCGGGGTTCTCCACGGGCCTCAAGTGGAAGTTCACCCGGAGCGCCCCCGGAGACGTGAAGTACGTGGTGTGCAACGCCGACGAGGGTGACCCCGGCGCGTTCATGGACCGCTCCGTTCTGGAAGGGGATCCCCACTCCGTGCTCGAGGGGATGGCGATCTGCGCCCGGGCGGTGGGGGCAACCGAGGGCGTGATCTACTGCCGGGCCGAGTACCCTCTCGCCGTGCGCCGCCTGGAGATCGCGATTGCCCAGGCTCGGGCTGCAGGCTACCTCGGGGAGAACATCCTCGGTTCCGGGTTCTCGTTCGAGGTGCACGTGAAAGAGGGGGCCGGGGCGTTCGTGTGCGGGGAAGAGACGGCACTGCTGGCTTCGATCGAGGGTCGGCGGGGGATGCCCCGCCCGCGGCCCCCGTTCCCGGCCCAGAGGGGGCTGTGGGGGAAGCCGACGGTCATCAACAACGTGGAGACGTTCGCCAACGTGCCGTGGATCCTCGTCCACGGGGCCGATGCGTTCGCGCGCCACGGGATCGGGAGGAGCCGGGGGACGAAGGTGTTCGCGCTCGCCGGCAAGGTGCGCAAGGGGGGCCTCGT
It contains:
- a CDS encoding NADH-ubiquinone oxidoreductase chain F is translated as MSEHTVFRVGLASCGIASGAGPVYDRLRSILAEREGVELQQVGCIGLCFHEPLVEVEAGGKRHLYGEVTPEAVEAIVAFHLRGEGDVKGNLVFTTDGDAPENGMLARQVRIVLRNCGLVDPERIEDSLARSGYGGLTRALQMKPEEIIAEVEKSGLRGRGGAGFSTGLKWKFTRSAPGDVKYVVCNADEGDPGAFMDRSVLEGDPHSVLEGMAICARAVGATEGVIYCRAEYPLAVRRLEIAIAQARAAGYLGENILGSGFSFEVHVKEGAGAFVCGEETALLASIEGRRGMPRPRPPFPAQRGLWGKPTVINNVETFANVPWILVHGADAFARHGIGRSRGTKVFALAGKVRKGGLVEVPMGMPLRELVEGIGGGVAEGHTIKAVQMGGPSGGCIPAELLDTPVDYESITATGAIMGSGGMVVLDDTSCMVDVARFFLHFTQGESCGKCPFCRIGTRRMLEILERICRGEGETEDLARLEELSVQVKDGSLCGLGQTAPNPVLTTLRYFRNEYEAHIRDKRCPAKVCTALVHYRIDPGTCIGCTLCARQCPVRAIAGERRKVHTIADETCVRCGQCVAVCPVGAITVESP